The following proteins are encoded in a genomic region of Anguilla anguilla isolate fAngAng1 chromosome 15, fAngAng1.pri, whole genome shotgun sequence:
- the acod1 gene encoding cis-aconitate decarboxylase isoform X1, which translates to MLRKSVTESFGAAISCLSAADLTDTVVRRSKRMMLDTLGVGLLGTKTSVFHKALQYSMRYQALENSRVWGRPGLTLPPHHASFVNGIAVHSMDFDDTWHPATHPSGAVLPPLLALAETMPRRPSGLELLLAFNVGIEVQGRLMRFSKEARNIPKRFHPPSVVGVMGSAAATASLLGLTPGQCVEALAIAASSAGAPMANAATQTKPLHIGNAARWGLEASQLALLGLQGNQQILDMESGFGVFYPDYSPEPLAHGAPFRWVLEDQEVAVKRFPAHLGMHWVADAAATVRAELLSRRPEADLGRVRRVVLRVPESRYINCPFPATEHQARHSFQFNACTALLDGQVTVGSFSRPQRDRQALKDLLLKVHLENPEDNPANFDSMYCEVTVDTEQGESFTARCNTFYGHWRKPLTQQDLTKKFVGNASAVLPLEAVEGIVSVIDNIEKMPDLSLLGSLLQMSNVEESPVSVSLMN; encoded by the exons ATGCTCCGCAAG AGTGTCACTGAAAGCTTCGGAGCGGCCATCTCGTGCCTGAGCGCCGCTGACCTGACGGACACCGTGGTCCGTCGCAGCAAGAGGATGATGCTGGACACGCTGGGGGTCGGGCTGCTGGGGACCAAAACATCGGTGTTTCACAAGGCCTTGCAGTACAGCATG AGATACCAAGCTTTGGAGAACAGCCGTGTTTGGGGAAGACCAGGCCTAACTCTGCCCCCACATCATGCTTCCTTTGTCAATGGAATCGCG GTGCACTCCATGGACTTCGACGACACCTGGCACCCGGCCACGCACCCCTCTGGAGCCGTGCTGCCCCCCCTGTTGGCCCTGGCAGAGACCATGCCCAGGAGACCCTCCGGGCTCGAGCTGCTGCTGGCCTTCAACGTGGGCATCGAGGTGCAGGGCCGACTCATGAGGTTCTCCAAGGAGGCACGCAACATTCCCAAGAG GTTCCACCCCCCCTCTGTGGTCGGGGTCATGGGCAGCGCGGCCGCTACCGCTAGCCTCCTGGGCCTGACGCCGGGCCAGTGCGTGGAGGCTCTGGCCATCGCGGCGTCCTCCGCCGGGGCCCCCATGGCCAACGCCGCCACGCAGACCAAGCCGCTGCACATCGGCAACGCCGCGCGCTGGGGCCTGGAGGCCTCGCAGCTCGCGCTCCTGGGTCTCCAAGGCAACCAGCAGATCCTGGACATGGAGTCGGGGTTCGGGGTCTTCTACCCGGACTACTCCCCGGAGCCGCTCGCCCACGGCGCCCCCTTCAGGTGGGTCCTGGAGGACCAGGAAGTGGCCGTCAAGCGCTTCCCCGCCCACCTGGGCATGCACTGGGTGGCGGACGCGGCGGCGACGGTGAGGGCGGAGCTCCTCTCCAGGAGGCCCGAGGCGGACCTGGGCCGGGTCAGGAGGGTGGTCCTGCGGGTACCTGAGTCCAGGTACATCAACTGCCCCTTCCCCGCCACGGAGCACCAGGCCCGGCACTCCTTCCAGTTCAACGCCTGCACTGCCCTGCTGGACGGCCAGGTGACCGTGGGCTCCTTCAGCAGGCCCCAGCGGGACAGGCAGGCCCTGAAGGACCTCCTGCTCAAAGTGCACCTGGAAAACCCCGAGGACAATCCCGCAAACTTCGACAGCATGTACTGCGAGGTGACTGTGGACAcggagcagggagagagcttCACGGCGCGCTGCAACACCTTCTACGGCCACTGGAGGAAGCCTCTCACTCAGCAAGACCTCACCAAGAAGTTTGTGGGCAATGCCTCTGCTGTGCTGCCCCTAGAGGCCGTGGAAGGAATTGTCAGTGTGATTGACAACATCGAGAAAATGCCGGACCTCTCACTGCTGGGGTCATTGCTGCAAATGAGCAACGTAGAAGAGTCGCCTGTGAGCGTGTCCCTGATGAACTGA
- the acod1 gene encoding cis-aconitate decarboxylase isoform X2 — MRYQALENSRVWGRPGLTLPPHHASFVNGIAVHSMDFDDTWHPATHPSGAVLPPLLALAETMPRRPSGLELLLAFNVGIEVQGRLMRFSKEARNIPKRFHPPSVVGVMGSAAATASLLGLTPGQCVEALAIAASSAGAPMANAATQTKPLHIGNAARWGLEASQLALLGLQGNQQILDMESGFGVFYPDYSPEPLAHGAPFRWVLEDQEVAVKRFPAHLGMHWVADAAATVRAELLSRRPEADLGRVRRVVLRVPESRYINCPFPATEHQARHSFQFNACTALLDGQVTVGSFSRPQRDRQALKDLLLKVHLENPEDNPANFDSMYCEVTVDTEQGESFTARCNTFYGHWRKPLTQQDLTKKFVGNASAVLPLEAVEGIVSVIDNIEKMPDLSLLGSLLQMSNVEESPVSVSLMN, encoded by the exons ATG AGATACCAAGCTTTGGAGAACAGCCGTGTTTGGGGAAGACCAGGCCTAACTCTGCCCCCACATCATGCTTCCTTTGTCAATGGAATCGCG GTGCACTCCATGGACTTCGACGACACCTGGCACCCGGCCACGCACCCCTCTGGAGCCGTGCTGCCCCCCCTGTTGGCCCTGGCAGAGACCATGCCCAGGAGACCCTCCGGGCTCGAGCTGCTGCTGGCCTTCAACGTGGGCATCGAGGTGCAGGGCCGACTCATGAGGTTCTCCAAGGAGGCACGCAACATTCCCAAGAG GTTCCACCCCCCCTCTGTGGTCGGGGTCATGGGCAGCGCGGCCGCTACCGCTAGCCTCCTGGGCCTGACGCCGGGCCAGTGCGTGGAGGCTCTGGCCATCGCGGCGTCCTCCGCCGGGGCCCCCATGGCCAACGCCGCCACGCAGACCAAGCCGCTGCACATCGGCAACGCCGCGCGCTGGGGCCTGGAGGCCTCGCAGCTCGCGCTCCTGGGTCTCCAAGGCAACCAGCAGATCCTGGACATGGAGTCGGGGTTCGGGGTCTTCTACCCGGACTACTCCCCGGAGCCGCTCGCCCACGGCGCCCCCTTCAGGTGGGTCCTGGAGGACCAGGAAGTGGCCGTCAAGCGCTTCCCCGCCCACCTGGGCATGCACTGGGTGGCGGACGCGGCGGCGACGGTGAGGGCGGAGCTCCTCTCCAGGAGGCCCGAGGCGGACCTGGGCCGGGTCAGGAGGGTGGTCCTGCGGGTACCTGAGTCCAGGTACATCAACTGCCCCTTCCCCGCCACGGAGCACCAGGCCCGGCACTCCTTCCAGTTCAACGCCTGCACTGCCCTGCTGGACGGCCAGGTGACCGTGGGCTCCTTCAGCAGGCCCCAGCGGGACAGGCAGGCCCTGAAGGACCTCCTGCTCAAAGTGCACCTGGAAAACCCCGAGGACAATCCCGCAAACTTCGACAGCATGTACTGCGAGGTGACTGTGGACAcggagcagggagagagcttCACGGCGCGCTGCAACACCTTCTACGGCCACTGGAGGAAGCCTCTCACTCAGCAAGACCTCACCAAGAAGTTTGTGGGCAATGCCTCTGCTGTGCTGCCCCTAGAGGCCGTGGAAGGAATTGTCAGTGTGATTGACAACATCGAGAAAATGCCGGACCTCTCACTGCTGGGGTCATTGCTGCAAATGAGCAACGTAGAAGAGTCGCCTGTGAGCGTGTCCCTGATGAACTGA
- the zgc:162944 gene encoding glutamine amidotransferase-like class 1 domain-containing protein 3A, mitochondrial gives MGKRVAVVLAGCGVFDGSEIHETSAVLVHLSRGGATVKMFAPNIEQMHVVDHLKGAPTEEKRNVLVESARLARGEIQDLSQLDVKDLDAVIFPGGFGVAKNLCSWAVQGKDCSVQAQVQSTLQAFHSAGKPIGLCCISPVLAAKVFPGCEVTVGHDKDDRAPDVPGTAEAITQLGCTHVCKGVSETHVDQKNRIVTTGAFMCKAPLHEVFDGIGAMVQDVLKLA, from the exons ATGGGTAAACGCGTGGCAGTTGTTTTGGCAGGTTGTGGAGTTTTTGACGGGAGTGAAATCCACGAGACATCGGCTGTACTGGTGCATCTAAGCAGAGGCGGTGCCACT GTGAAAATGTTCGCACCCAACATCGAGCAGATGCACGTAGTTGATCACTTGAAGGGAGCCCCGACGGAGGAGAAGAGGAACGTGCTGGTGGAGAGCGCCAGACTGGCTCGCGGCGAGATCCAAGACCTGTCCCAGCTCGACGTGAAGGACCTGGATGCCGTCATTTTCCCCG GTGGGTTTGGAGTGGCTAAGAACCTGTGCTCTTGGGCAGTGCAGGGGAAGGACTGCTCTGTGCAGGCGCAGGTGCAGTCCACCCTGCAGGCTTTCCACAGTGCAGGCAAGCCCATCGGCCTCTGCTGCATCTCACCTGTCCTGGCCGCCAAGGTCTTCCCCGGCTGTGAGGTCACCGTGGGTCACGACAAGGACGACAG GGCGCCCGATGTCCCGGGCACCGCGGAGGCCATCACTCAGCTGGGCTGCACACACGTCTGCAAGGGCGTCAGCGAGACGCACGTGGACCAGAAGAACCGCATCGTCACCACCGGCGCCTTCATGTGCAAAGCGCCGCTCCACGAGGTCTTCGACGGCATCGGCGCGATGGTGCAGGACGTGCTCAAACTCGCGTAA